From the genome of Biomphalaria glabrata chromosome 1, xgBioGlab47.1, whole genome shotgun sequence, one region includes:
- the LOC106075231 gene encoding uncharacterized protein LOC106075231 isoform X1 → MKVFILLLTCLVITSGQLIQRSKRDALSYGDSKSKSGGGFKGDGGYGKGTSFSKGGGTGNDNGQKSGGKGQGRVGQDFGDFGDDDQQSSDEDNSDFSASKGNNFKANGNSGNGNSRAGKGNNYQSQGNSKGGDGFSSSKGRNSQSNGNTKSDTNSDTGSRGSKGNGFQSKGNSRSGSGYSSSKGNNFQFGGNVKGDDQDSEDDSSSRSSNIRANGKGNNRGGYGGKGNNQQKGNDGGSSEEDGDNNRSGNNQQKGRNSQSGSSKGQGYGSGGNSGNSGNSGNSGNNGNSQGRSSQSSNGGSSQGKGSQRLSSSGGQAFHKSLPGDDGEGEDSKGGSGRYRRSMDYGGKGKSGGSKSKGSGGGGSSKSHGGGSGGGMSRGGGGGGGMSSGGSKSYGGHGGGGGGGGMAGGKSRRGGGGGSSGKLIMKSSGGYGGGSIGGMSRGGGGGGMSGGGGGGRSHGGGSMSSGGGSGTSSGGSGKSATIIIKYGGGSQGNGGGSGGGGKSYGGGSMSRGGGGGGSSGGSGGMSRGGGGGMSRGGGGGGSSGGSGGMSRGGGGGGGGKSYGGGSMSRGGGGGGMSSGGGIMGGRSAKMIMKSGGSGKSSGGYGGGISRGGGGGGMGGGKSRGGGGGGMGGGISRGGGGGGMSHGGGGSSRGGGGSGMSNGGGSTGGGSEKIAKIIIQYGEGGQGTGNGGGGTGGGMSRGVGGGGGGMSGGSGGMSRGGGGMSRQGGGGGGGGGMSGGSGGMSRGGGGMSRGGGGGSGKSSGGYGGGMSRFGGGSGMGGGMSRSGGGGGMGGGGGGYGGMGGGMKD, encoded by the exons ATGAAAGTGTTTATTCTTTTACTGACCT GTCTGGTCATTACCAGCGGTCAGCTTATACAGAGGTCCAAGCGTGACGCACTTTCCTACGGTGATTCAAAGTCCAAAAGTGGCGGCGGTTTCAAAGGTGACGGTGGCTATGGCAAAGGGACTTCTTTCTCTAAGGGTGGCGGGACTGGTAACGACAACGGTCAGAAATCCGGAGGAAAAGGTCAAGGCCGCGTAGGCCAAGACTTTGGCGACTTCGGTGACGACGACCAGCAGAGTAGCGACGAAGACAACAGCGACTTCTCCGCTAGCAAGGGCAATAACTTTAAAGCCAACGGAAATTCAGGCAACGGGAATAGCAGAGCCGGCAAGGGAAATAACTATCAGTCCCAAGGCAACTCTAAAGGGGGTGATGGTTTCTCTTCTAGCAAGGGAAGAAACTCCCAATCCAACGGAAACACCAAGAGTGATACCAACAGTGATACAGGTTCGAGAGGCAGTAAAGGTAATGGCTTTCAGTCAAAAGGAAATTCAAGAAGCGGCAGTGGCTACAGCTCCAGTAAGGGAAACAACTTCCAGTTCGGAGGTAATGTAAAGGGTGACGATCAAGACTCTGAAGATGATTCTTCCAGCAGGAGCAGCAACATAAGAGCCAATGGCAAGGGAAACAACCGAGGTGGTTACGGCGGCAAGGGAAATAATCAACAAAAAGGAAACGACGGCGGCAGCAGCGAGGAAGATGGTGACAATAACAGAAGTGGAAATAACCAACAAAAGGGAAGAAACAGTCAAAGCGGGTCATCAAAAGGTCAAGGATACGGAAGCGGTGGTAACAGTGGCAATAGTGGTAACAGTGGTAATAGTGGTAACAACGGAAATTCCCAGGGCAGAAGTTCACAGAGTTCCAATGGCGGCTCTAGTCAGGGGAAAGGAAGTCAGCGTCTTAGCAGTTCCGGCGGCCAGGCATTCCATAAATCATTGCCTGGCGACGATGGGGAAGGCGAAGACAGCAAGGGTGGGAGTGGTCGGTACAGAAGAAGCATGGATTATGGCGGGAAAGGAAAAAGCGGAGGCAGCAAGAGCAAAGGAAGCGGTGGAGGCGGAAGCAGCAAAAGCCATGGAGGTGGCTCAGGAGGTGGTATGAgcagaggaggaggaggaggcgGTGGAATGAGTAGTGGAGGAAGTAAAAGCTACGGAGGCcatggaggaggaggaggaggaggagggatGGCAGGAGGGAAAAGCAGAAGAGGGGGAGGCGGTGGAAGCAGTGGAAAACTGATCATGAAAAGTAGCGGCGGTTATGGGGGTGGATCTATAGGTGGCATGAGTAGAGGTGGAGGAGGTGGTGGAATGAGTGGTGGAGGAGGTGGTGGAAGGAGCCATGGAGGAGGAAGTATGAGCAGCGGTGGAGGCAGTGGAACGAGCAGTGGAGGAAGTGGAAAAAGTGCAAcgataataattaaatatggcGGAGGCAGCCAAGGCAATGGAGGTGGATCGGGAGGTGGTGGAAAGAGTTATGGTGGAGGAAGCATGAGCAGAGGAGGCGGAGGAGGTGGATCGAGCGGTGGAAGCGGTGGAATGAGTCGAGGTGGAGGAGGAGGTATGAGCAGAGGTGGAGGAGGAGGTGGAAGCAGTGGTGGAAGCGGTGGAATGAgcagaggaggaggaggaggaggtggTGGAAAGAGTTATGGAGGAGGAAGCATGAGCAGAGGAGGAGGAGGTGGTGGAATGAGTAGTGGTGGTGGAATAATGGGAGGGAGGAGTGCTAAGATGATAATGAAAAGCGGAGGAAGTGGAAAAAGCAGCGGCGGCTATGGAGGCGGGATTAGTAGAGGCGGTGGAGGTGGTGGAATGGGAGGAGGAAAAAGCAGAGGAGGTGGAGGCGGAGGAATGGGAGGAGGAATAAGCAGAGGAGGGGGAGGCGGAGGAATGAGCCATGGGGGAGGAGGGTCTAGCAGAGGTGGCGGGGGTAGCGGAATGAGTAACGGAGGTGGTTCAACGGGCGGTGGAAGTGAAAAAATCGCTAAGATAATAATACAATACGGTGAAGGCGGACAAGGTACTGGTAATGGAGGTGGTGGAACCGGAGGAGGTATGAGCAGAGGAGTAGGAGGAGGAGGTGGTGGAATGAGTGGTGGAAGCGGTGGAATGAGCCGTGGGGGAGGAGGTATGAGCAGAcaaggaggaggaggaggaggtggCGGTGGAATGAGTGGTGGAAGCGGTGGAATGAGCCGTGGGGGAGGAGGTATGAgcagaggaggaggaggaggtaGTGGGAAAAGCAGCGGCGGCTATGGAGGCGGGATGAGTAGATTTGGTGGAGGCAGCGGAATGGGAGGAGGAATGAGTAGAAGTGGAGGTGGTGGTGGAATGGGAGGAGGAGGTGGTGGATACGGTGGAATGGGTGGTGGAATGAAGGACTAA
- the LOC106075231 gene encoding loricrin-like isoform X2, with amino-acid sequence MKVFILLLTCLVITSGQLIQRSKRDALSYGDSKSKSGGGFKGDGGYGKGTSFSKGGGTGNDNGQKSGGKGQGRVGQDFGDFGDDDQQSSDEDNSDFSASKGNNFKANGNSGNGNSRAGKGNNYQSQGNSKGGDGFSSSKGRNSQSNGNTKSDTNSDTGSRGSKGNGFQSKGNSRSGSGYSSSKGNNFQFGGNVKGDDQDSEDDSSSRSSNIRANGKGNNRGGYGGKGNNQQKGNDGGSSEEDGDNNRSGNNQQKGRNSQSGSSKGQGYGSGGNSGNSGNSGNSGNNGNSQGRSSQSSNGGSSQGKGSQRLSSSGGQAFHKSLPGDDGEGEDSKGGSGRYRRSMDYGGKGKSGGSKSKGSGGGGSSKSHGGGSGGGMSRGGGGGGGMSSGGSKSYGGHGGGGGGGGMAGGKSRRGGGGGSSGKLIMKSSGGYGGGSIGGMSRGGGGGGMSGGGGGGRSHGGGSMSSGGGSGTSSGGSGKSATIIIKYGGGSQGNGGGSGGGGKSYGGGSMSRGGGGGGSSGGSGGMSRGGGGGMSRGGGGGGGKSYGGGSMSRGGGGGGMSSGGGIMGGRSAKMIMKSGGSGKSSGGYGGGISRGGGGGGMGGGKSRGGGGGGMGGGISRGGGGGGMSHGGGGSSRGGGGSGMSNGGGSTGGGSEKIAKIIIQYGEGGQGTGNGGGGTGGGMSRGVGGGGGGMSGGSGGMSRGGGGMSRQGGGGGGGGGMSGGSGGMSRGGGGMSRGGGGGSGKSSGGYGGGMSRFGGGSGMGGGMSRSGGGGGMGGGGGGYGGMGGGMKD; translated from the exons ATGAAAGTGTTTATTCTTTTACTGACCT GTCTGGTCATTACCAGCGGTCAGCTTATACAGAGGTCCAAGCGTGACGCACTTTCCTACGGTGATTCAAAGTCCAAAAGTGGCGGCGGTTTCAAAGGTGACGGTGGCTATGGCAAAGGGACTTCTTTCTCTAAGGGTGGCGGGACTGGTAACGACAACGGTCAGAAATCCGGAGGAAAAGGTCAAGGCCGCGTAGGCCAAGACTTTGGCGACTTCGGTGACGACGACCAGCAGAGTAGCGACGAAGACAACAGCGACTTCTCCGCTAGCAAGGGCAATAACTTTAAAGCCAACGGAAATTCAGGCAACGGGAATAGCAGAGCCGGCAAGGGAAATAACTATCAGTCCCAAGGCAACTCTAAAGGGGGTGATGGTTTCTCTTCTAGCAAGGGAAGAAACTCCCAATCCAACGGAAACACCAAGAGTGATACCAACAGTGATACAGGTTCGAGAGGCAGTAAAGGTAATGGCTTTCAGTCAAAAGGAAATTCAAGAAGCGGCAGTGGCTACAGCTCCAGTAAGGGAAACAACTTCCAGTTCGGAGGTAATGTAAAGGGTGACGATCAAGACTCTGAAGATGATTCTTCCAGCAGGAGCAGCAACATAAGAGCCAATGGCAAGGGAAACAACCGAGGTGGTTACGGCGGCAAGGGAAATAATCAACAAAAAGGAAACGACGGCGGCAGCAGCGAGGAAGATGGTGACAATAACAGAAGTGGAAATAACCAACAAAAGGGAAGAAACAGTCAAAGCGGGTCATCAAAAGGTCAAGGATACGGAAGCGGTGGTAACAGTGGCAATAGTGGTAACAGTGGTAATAGTGGTAACAACGGAAATTCCCAGGGCAGAAGTTCACAGAGTTCCAATGGCGGCTCTAGTCAGGGGAAAGGAAGTCAGCGTCTTAGCAGTTCCGGCGGCCAGGCATTCCATAAATCATTGCCTGGCGACGATGGGGAAGGCGAAGACAGCAAGGGTGGGAGTGGTCGGTACAGAAGAAGCATGGATTATGGCGGGAAAGGAAAAAGCGGAGGCAGCAAGAGCAAAGGAAGCGGTGGAGGCGGAAGCAGCAAAAGCCATGGAGGTGGCTCAGGAGGTGGTATGAgcagaggaggaggaggaggcgGTGGAATGAGTAGTGGAGGAAGTAAAAGCTACGGAGGCcatggaggaggaggaggaggaggagggatGGCAGGAGGGAAAAGCAGAAGAGGGGGAGGCGGTGGAAGCAGTGGAAAACTGATCATGAAAAGTAGCGGCGGTTATGGGGGTGGATCTATAGGTGGCATGAGTAGAGGTGGAGGAGGTGGTGGAATGAGTGGTGGAGGAGGTGGTGGAAGGAGCCATGGAGGAGGAAGTATGAGCAGCGGTGGAGGCAGTGGAACGAGCAGTGGAGGAAGTGGAAAAAGTGCAAcgataataattaaatatggcGGAGGCAGCCAAGGCAATGGAGGTGGATCGGGAGGTGGTGGAAAGAGTTATGGTGGAGGAAGCATGAGCAGAGGAGGCGGAGGAGGTGGATCGAGCGGTGGAAGCGGTGGAATGAGTCGAGGTGGAGGAGGAGGTATGAGCAGAGGTGGAGGAGGAG gtggTGGAAAGAGTTATGGAGGAGGAAGCATGAGCAGAGGAGGAGGAGGTGGTGGAATGAGTAGTGGTGGTGGAATAATGGGAGGGAGGAGTGCTAAGATGATAATGAAAAGCGGAGGAAGTGGAAAAAGCAGCGGCGGCTATGGAGGCGGGATTAGTAGAGGCGGTGGAGGTGGTGGAATGGGAGGAGGAAAAAGCAGAGGAGGTGGAGGCGGAGGAATGGGAGGAGGAATAAGCAGAGGAGGGGGAGGCGGAGGAATGAGCCATGGGGGAGGAGGGTCTAGCAGAGGTGGCGGGGGTAGCGGAATGAGTAACGGAGGTGGTTCAACGGGCGGTGGAAGTGAAAAAATCGCTAAGATAATAATACAATACGGTGAAGGCGGACAAGGTACTGGTAATGGAGGTGGTGGAACCGGAGGAGGTATGAGCAGAGGAGTAGGAGGAGGAGGTGGTGGAATGAGTGGTGGAAGCGGTGGAATGAGCCGTGGGGGAGGAGGTATGAGCAGAcaaggaggaggaggaggaggtggCGGTGGAATGAGTGGTGGAAGCGGTGGAATGAGCCGTGGGGGAGGAGGTATGAgcagaggaggaggaggaggtaGTGGGAAAAGCAGCGGCGGCTATGGAGGCGGGATGAGTAGATTTGGTGGAGGCAGCGGAATGGGAGGAGGAATGAGTAGAAGTGGAGGTGGTGGTGGAATGGGAGGAGGAGGTGGTGGATACGGTGGAATGGGTGGTGGAATGAAGGACTAA